A genomic segment from Deinococcus sp. YIM 77859 encodes:
- a CDS encoding glycosyltransferase family 2 protein: MQQAQARVAVVIPAFNEEETVGDVVRVARGVTPDVVVTSDGSQDRTAEVAREAGARVVELRENVGKGPALKAALEATAAEFVVMLDADLVGLTHEHLERLLRPVLTGELDMAIGVFEGGGFASDWGNKLTPHLSGQRACRRDWLLSVPRLDRERWPELPITDHLRETGARWGYVELGQLRQVLKETKRGFWKGARARTRMYADLLTYWRRKRRGKE, encoded by the coding sequence ATGCAGCAGGCACAGGCACGCGTGGCGGTCGTGATTCCCGCGTTCAACGAGGAGGAGACGGTCGGGGACGTGGTGCGGGTGGCGCGCGGGGTGACGCCCGACGTGGTGGTCACGAGTGACGGAAGCCAGGACCGCACCGCCGAGGTGGCGCGGGAGGCCGGGGCGCGCGTCGTCGAACTGCGAGAGAACGTGGGCAAGGGACCGGCCCTCAAGGCCGCGCTGGAGGCCACCGCTGCCGAGTTTGTGGTCATGCTGGACGCAGACCTGGTGGGCCTGACGCATGAGCACCTTGAGCGGCTGCTGCGGCCGGTGCTGACCGGAGAGCTGGATATGGCGATCGGCGTGTTTGAGGGCGGGGGCTTTGCGAGCGACTGGGGCAACAAGCTCACGCCACACCTTAGCGGGCAGCGGGCCTGTCGCCGCGACTGGCTGCTCTCGGTGCCCCGGCTGGACCGGGAGCGCTGGCCCGAGCTGCCCATCACAGACCACCTGCGCGAGACCGGCGCGCGCTGGGGCTACGTGGAGCTTGGTCAGCTTCGGCAGGTGCTCAAGGAGACCAAGCGCGGTTTCTGGAAGGGGGCGCGCGCCCGCACCCGCATGTACGCGGACCTGCTCACGTACTGGCGGCGCAAACGGCGTGGGAAAGAGTGA
- a CDS encoding RIP metalloprotease, giving the protein MNLFQSIAAALTPAGLLWTLLIIGVATFLHELAHYALARWQGVAVKSFSVGMGPVLLKRSWRGTEWRLSLLPIGGYVEIDGMAPEEGPGGVLRQPTRGFAALSAPGKIAVLLAGPLTNLLLALGLMTVNFAAQGIPAPDRARIEAVLPHSRAQALGLQAGDVITALNGRDIPDTYTVNGQTRAGWESVRDVLATDGRKTLTVERNGVVRTVTFDWQARVNGIGQRLGIQYGPDVQPARLPTAFLTSLQTTAEAVPQLLRAFGGLFARFLTLDLSPDQNVSGPIGTAEIVSRAAALSPWALVQVALLLNLSLAFFNLLPIPGLDGGRILLVLVGALRGRPLTLAQEQAINLAGFAFVLLLMVFVVVRDVSRFLERG; this is encoded by the coding sequence GTGAATCTCTTCCAGAGCATCGCGGCGGCCCTGACTCCGGCGGGCCTTTTGTGGACGCTCCTTATCATCGGAGTGGCGACCTTCCTGCACGAGCTGGCGCACTACGCCCTCGCGCGGTGGCAGGGTGTGGCGGTGAAGTCCTTTAGCGTGGGGATGGGGCCGGTGCTTCTGAAAAGGTCGTGGCGCGGGACCGAGTGGCGGCTTTCCCTGCTGCCCATCGGCGGTTACGTGGAGATCGACGGGATGGCCCCCGAGGAGGGACCGGGGGGCGTGCTGCGGCAGCCCACCCGCGGTTTTGCGGCGCTGTCCGCCCCCGGCAAGATCGCCGTGCTGCTCGCCGGGCCGCTGACCAACCTGCTGCTCGCCCTGGGGCTGATGACCGTCAACTTCGCGGCACAGGGCATTCCGGCTCCCGACCGCGCCCGCATCGAGGCCGTGCTGCCCCATTCGCGGGCGCAGGCGCTCGGGCTGCAAGCAGGGGACGTGATCACCGCGCTGAACGGCCGGGACATTCCCGACACGTACACGGTGAACGGGCAGACCCGGGCGGGCTGGGAGAGCGTACGAGACGTGCTCGCAACAGACGGCCGCAAGACGCTGACGGTGGAGCGAAACGGCGTGGTCCGCACCGTCACTTTTGACTGGCAAGCCCGCGTCAACGGCATTGGGCAGCGGCTGGGGATCCAGTATGGCCCGGACGTTCAGCCTGCTCGCCTTCCCACGGCCTTCCTCACCTCCCTGCAGACGACCGCCGAGGCTGTGCCGCAACTCCTGCGGGCGTTCGGAGGGCTCTTCGCCCGCTTTTTGACACTGGACCTCTCGCCGGACCAGAACGTGAGTGGTCCCATCGGCACCGCGGAGATCGTGAGCCGCGCCGCTGCCCTGAGTCCCTGGGCGCTCGTGCAGGTCGCTCTCCTGCTCAACCTCTCCCTGGCCTTTTTCAACCTGCTTCCGATTCCCGGCCTCGACGGTGGCCGCATCCTGCTCGTCCTCGTGGGGGCGCTGCGCGGCCGTCCCCTGACGCTCGCGCAGGAACAGGCCATCAACCTGGCGGGCTTCGCGTTCGTGCTGCTGCTGATGGTGTTCGTGGTGGTGCGTGACGTGAGCCGGTTTTTGGAGCGGGGCTAG